tatataaaatgaaatttgaactcttgatatttatttattagtaaaTTAATATATACACAAAGTAATATTTGAATAATCAACACTTGTTTAAGCTAAAGAGAGAGCAGATATCTATTGCCTTCGATTTAATCAGAATTACACTTCACTATGGTATTAATGAAAAAAGATCgcaatttctgaaaaaaatcgCAATTTCTAATTACTTTTAGACCCCGTTTGAGTAAACAGTTTGATTaagttctttttaaaaaaatagtttaaccaataaatgactatattaaaaatagcttataaataagttattttgtgtttgagtttttagttttagaaaagtgcttattttataaaaatgtgataaaaagtaatagtattatgagagaaataattttttaacttttctataagtttttaaataattttttagaaagctgtaatttaatttaaaaattacgcTAAACATTAATATTACTACTTTTCATGagtcaaaaacttaaaaataattattttaaaatttttcaaacggCTCTTGAATCTGACTCGAATTTACTTATTGCTGAATCCTTCAATTGATGATGGCTAAGGAAGTAGTCTTGATCCACTATCTGAATGATAATCAACTTTTggaagaaaacttaaaaaagaaTCAAGACAAGTCTATACATAAAGCAGACAACTGATTTCAAAAGACTTAATTGTACCAAGTTTATCACCAACTATCCACTGTTGCCACAACCCATCAAGCATTAATttcattgcattattgaaagaaatggGAGATTCAATTCTTTTTTCCTAAAAgcatttttatctttctttattttgttagataaatgctaattaaatactattttaattttttttcaaaaataatttgttattagagatgataaattaatagttttagatttttattttttataatcttaCTAAAATATGGTTAACATGAACACATTAtccttttaaatataaaatataataaatataaaattaagatttatttaattaataaaaaataatagactACTTATTTAAGAATGTTTGAGGGCGACTAATTTTATTCATTCAACCATctaatttttttcctctttatCCTATTTATTTAGCTTAAATAgacaaaataattaactttttactaataaaagataaaagaatgtCTAACATTGCATTCTAAAAGGCCTAGAGGGAATTTCATATAGAAattgttttataaaaataaataaatataaaataaaacaaaatccgTTTGCTGAAAAATTCAATTAAGAGAGTCAAACAATTAGATGGCATTATTGATTATATTTATAGTCATTAATTATTACTAGCGAATAGTCAAGGATTCCACGTTGGAGACTCCCAATTTTATTGGTTTGTGACATTATTCAGGTAGAAAATTGTGTTAGGATGAGAAgggtttaaaatttaattaatatgagTTTTGAGAGTATAAATTAAAGTTGGTAGTATgtaataaaagattttaaataatttattttaataaaaatatattaaatatattaaaaattaatttttttcaaattttattatgtattctaaaaatacatattaattaaattctaagAAAATTGTAATCCCTTATAACCTAAATAACTTTATGTTATGGTAGACAAACTCTAATTACACACGTAAACatctttatatatttaaatatgttGACATTaacatgaattttttttaatcataagaGTTTAATTATATGTCTCTTAAGAatatatgataaatttattatttaataatataaattaaatatttaaaaatttaaattctatatatttttaataaaaattataatcttaatatatgtttttaaccaataaattatatttcaaatgatataatcttttcatactcaCCTAAAAAGTATAAGTTCAAATCTtcttattttcataaaaaaaaaaaatatgtgtccgtatacaaaatatataaatttaaattataataaaacttaaaaatttaatagtaaTCAATATTTCTTAAATGTTTAACGAGAGTCGTTATAGCATCAGTCTTATCAATTTATTATAGGTACAGAAATAAAGACATTTTATTGGTTTCTGAAATAAAGGACGTTGAAAATTGTTTGGTTTAAAAgatcactttttattttattttatttttaaaatctttttataattttcaaaaagaaacaataaaatttttgttttttgttttatttaaaaaaataaaataaaaatgagtggTTTAAAAAAGTAACTACaaatgtataataataataataataataataataataataataatgttgataaatattatattaaacagtttaattaatattttcggATACAATCATCTTTGCGTTAGCAAGATTGTGGTTCCCACTGAAggagaaacaaaaacaaaataaaaatgaaaattttgaaggaaCCATGAAAATGGAAATGTCAAAATCTGAGTTTTCTGAATGCACTTGCCTCCTTTCAGGTTTGTTCCTAACACCCACCAAAAATCCCAACCAAAAAAACAATCTTTGGTGTCTTCTCTTACATGTGCATGTCCCTCTCACACTTCTCTCAACAATCCACCACTCCATATTATAAATACAAGGTCAAAAATCAACCCTTTTCCTCAAGAGTCCTTAACTACTTTGTTTTGTTAGAtgcatttttattattcatattgaaTTGACCAGGGAAGGCTCTACCAAGGGAAAAGGGATCCAAATTTTcaatctttcttctcttcttcctcttgggTCTCTCTTCCCTTCTTATTCACTCTTCATCATGGCCCCTAACAAGCTCAATTCATCAtcggtatgtatctatattcccTTCTCACGTGTTTTGATCGTTTTGTTTCTTAGTTCCAGCTTCCatcttgttttgattttaattttgtaattgtgtgtgtgtgtgtgtgtattttACTGCTAGGGTTTTTAAGTCCTATTTTTCCAGCCTAGGATTTAGTTTTGGATTTGTGTTCCTGGAAATTGGGAGTCTGGAAACAAAGTACTTGCTACTTTGATAATTCAGTTTTTTGAATACCAAAGAAAATGACAAGAGTTAAAGTTGTGCTTGATTCTCATTAGTTAATTGTTATAATCAGCATCAGCTATAGTGTATTGACATAGGGCTATAGTGGAGAATAGTATTTATGCTATCACAAATATTAACCAATCACCAGTGATTCATAAACAAATTCACCACAATGTAATTGATTCTATGATTTGTTTACACTTGTATATAGTTTAAACTGTTGTAGCAGTTATTAGTTACAAGTGTATCATTATCTTGGTTTGTGTGATGCAGGGAAACTCAAGTGTACATGGTTCACAGTCTGATAATGGTTTTATCAGTTCGTTTTCTCTATTCCCCGAGAAAGCGGTGCAAGAACTTCTTCAGTCTCCAGTCCAGGGATCAGACGACCATCTTATAGAGTTCTCGGAGGCGTTAAGAAGTATGATCATATTTTGTTGAAATTATTAATATCCAAATGCAACAAGACATGATCTTTGATACAGAGATCTTTgtccttatttttatcttaaactCCTTCTAGCCGTTGCGAAGGCCTTAAGGCGAGTAGCTGAAGGAAAAGCTTCTGCTCAAGCTGAGGCCGCTGAATGGAAACGGAAATTCGAGTTGGAGAGGGCGCGGAATCTACAGTTTGATTCTACAGGttcttataattaaataatgcaAGTTTCACTTTCTGTGTACACATTTTCTGTTCTATAACAGTTGATATTGCGAAAGAAACAATAAACTTTTTTCATCTGCCTGAAcagcaaaatcaattttatttacttgaGATTATTGCAGAAGAACCCCTGCTAACTATCTAAACTTAGAAGTCCTTTTGTTTTCATCATTCTAATCTtactgctttttattttttcagagaAATCATCCCTAGAAAATCAAGCAGATCTTGGTGATGTGAGGACAAACAACCCCGCCAACCATCCTCCCTTATCTAAGAAAGCTAATGAGCGGTTTGAAAGATGTTGTTCAAGCAATGGTATTTGCTCCCATGAAGTTCTTAGGGATGGGAAATCTGATTCTGATTCCAAAATGGTCAGAAAGGTATATCATTAACCCCTTCTTGAAGCAAAATGGGTTATTATTTATCATCCTGGGTTCCTGTTGCTTTTGTGGTTTCAGTTGATCTTATGTTTTGATAATTACTATTGAATTTTTGGGTCCTCTTTTCCCATGACATTGTGCAAGTAATATCACTATATAGTTTGAGGAGTTTGTCCTAACAGTAACtaatttcatatctttttaggTTAGCTacaattatatttgttattacCGCTAATAGTGTCAAAATTGCCAGTTCAACTGTGACTAAAATTGTTCTTTTTCTGAGCCAGGCTTCGTTTAAACTTTCATGGTATTGCAAAGGTGAGCAAAGTGACCAGCACAAACATGACGTTGTCTCTTTCGAAAAAGGAAATATAACCACCGCAGAGCGCAGTAGTAAGCAGGTATCACATCTTGTTACGGAGCATTTGgttttattaattaagaaattatCTTGCAATTGATAAGCTTGTACatgtctcctcaatttcttaaAGTCTAGTCTTGCTAATACCAAATTTTCGTAGTTATTTTCTTCTAATTGAGCAGTCAATTCATTTCAGATATCTTTGAAGTGGGAATCAAGCCCGCAGACAGTGCTCATATTGACCAAACCAAATTCAGCTTCAGTTCAAATTCTCTGTGTTGAAATGGTTAGGTGTGAATCCCAATACCTTGTTGCCACTTTAAGCTGCTTCAGTACCAACTCTGCAGCTCTTGAGAAATGTGTGGAATTTGTTTTAACTTCTATTGGtgtttttcattctctttttcttaattGCAATTAGGAGACTCAGGTCTCTGCTTAACTGAAATCTAAAAGCTTCCTATACTTTTGAtagttttgttttaaaatcttttagcaCAATATTTCTATCTGTCGGATAATGAATGCTTCGTGCAAAACATGAAAGTGATAGAATTGATGTATTCTCCTCAACAGCTAGTATTGTTCCTTGTCAAGTTTTAAGTTTAACTTAACTCTTAATATTTAGTATTATTTCCTTTCTGGTTATGTCTCCATTTCTTAATATTGAGCATTTAGTTTTATATCTGTCCTCTACCCTTAAAATCTTTCCATTTACTTGTTTTTATGATATGCATCTATAACaggttatataataataataggagattcttcattttattttacatttttagcTGAAGCAAACCTCGATTAATGGCGCtgctttcctttttcttttggtttccAGATGGCTGAGGCAGCAAAAGAAGCTAAATATCTATGTTGAACCACGTGTCAGGGTGGATCTTTTGACCGAGTCATCATACTTCAACTTTGTTGAAACCTGGAATGATGGTAAGCAGTTAAATATTTAGGTATTGATCTGTTCTcagtttcaaaatgtttttcagTTCAGCAGTCCTCatctttctcaaaaaaaaatccATCTTCCATGAGCTAACtatttggaaaaagaaaaaatagtgaaAGATGTAGAAAGCATTTTCCTTACAGTTATTGTGATTCATGAGCCTAAATAACAAGTTGTAATTAAATTATTGGATATCTTGCCCTCTTTCCTTCATGAGCTTCTATTTTGGTTAGTCGGCATcctgataatttaatatttaaaatgacaTGAAGCAAACAACtgatataatttaataaaaagattGTGCTCTATTTATTATATTCACTGGCAGTGATATATCATGTTAAATGTTTTTATTGTTCTTGAGATTATAACCATTTGTGGCatcaattttttgtttgaagATAAGGAAGTTCTGGCACTGCACACTAAAGTTGACCTGGTAATAACGCTTGGCGGTGATGGAACTGTCCTATGGGTACGgtaaatcaattttatttcatttgcaACTAGTTGATGATTTTCATATTTCAATCTTGGTGAAACAGAACTGCTTCTGATCCAAATCTAGCTCAGTTTCATTTTTCTATCAAATATTTTCACATATATGATCATAGGCAAGGAAACCGTTTGTGTAGATTTTAGCCAACAACTATTGTGGATAATAGAGGAATCAGTGCACCTTAAGAAACTTTTTCAGTTGTTTAATCTATATTATAAATGTGTTTTCTGATTTGCTGACTTGTTATATTGAGTGATACTTTATTCAACATGAATAATTTACTTTGGCCATTGGTTATTCAGGATGAGAGAGTTTGGTAACTCTGAAATTTTGCATTGTATTACATATCTGAACATTCATAGTTATTTTGATGTGACATTGACTATAAATTGTGACGTTCTAAATGTGCAGGCGGCATCTATGTTCAAAGGGCCAGTACCGCCCATCGTCCCCTTCTCTTTAGGTTCTCTCGGCTTCATGACCCCTTTTTGTATCCTCCGACATTTTGGCTACATTTTGTATTATATATTCTTTTCATTGTCATATCTGTTTTCATTTATGATTTGAAAGCTAACTTAACCATCCTTCAGATAGCGAGCATTATAAAGAGtgccttgattcaattttgAAGGGTCCCATTAGTATTGCGTTACGACACCGGCTGCAATGCCATGTCATACGAGATGCAGCTAAAAATGAATACGAAGCTGAAGAACCAATACTTGTCCTAAATGAGGTTACGATTGACCGTGGAATATCATCCTTTCTCACAAATCTCGAATGTTATTGTGACAACTCCTTCGTCACGTGTGTGCAAGGCGACGGATTAATCTTATCTACAACATCTGGCAGCACTGCGTATTCATTGGCAGCCGGCGGTTCAATGGTCCATCCTCAGGTACTTTCCTTGAGAATTTCAAATTCGTATGCCATGATGACgttaaatattttgtaattgTACTATGAGCTTTTGCCTAGAAGTTTTTGTCATCCGTATTTTACTTTCCTTATTCTCTTTTTGCCTGCTTGTTACTACATTTGTCTTCTCTAAGGTTGCGTTGGGTTTTGAAAACAGAACAAGACAAGATATGAGAACATGATAGAATGGATGAGAtacaaaaattagtattttgtattttgtattttgttttgtaaTATACTACATATAaaatagaacaaattatgaaaagttCAACTTAccctcattttcttctttacaCAATTTGTGAAGCaaaatataatgataaaaaaagtgattatgaaaaaataagttgtgttttTTGCTAGTGTTCTTTGTCTGAAGgataaaaatacactaatttagtGTCTCACAACACTATTTGTGTGCATCTCTCACTTGCCAAATATGATTTTATCTCCATGTCTTTGCATTATTGTTCTGTGATTGTAAACAAATGCAGCCTAAGATGCTAAATACAATGAACTACCTAGTTACATTTAAAACTGAGTCTGGGAAAATCTTGCAGGTTCCAGGTATTTTGTTCACGCCAATATGCCCACATTCTCTATCGTTTAGGCCATTGATATTACCTGAGCATGTAACTTTGAGGGTGCAAGTGCCATTCAATAGCAGAAGCCCTGCATGGGCCTCTTTTGATGGCAAGGACAGGAAGCAATTAGAACCAGGGGATGCCCTTGTGTGCAGCATGGCGCCGTGGCCAGTTCCCACGGCGTGCCTTGTTGATTCTACCAACGATTTCTTGCGCAGTATTCACGAGGGACTCCATTGGAACTTGAGAAAGACACAATCATTCGACGGTCCTCGTGAATCATAACTTCTAAATATCTATTGTTCCTGTTTTCGTAACATTTGTCACTCTGGAAATTCGATACTATATCGAATTAGTATCGAATTTCCAGAGTGACAAACGGAATGGAGAGTATATTCTTTTCAGTAGGGCTTTAGGGGCCTTCACAGGGCCTACAGTTGGATGTTTATAGAAAATTGCTAAGTTAACTTTTGTTTAGTGTAGTTTTCTTTCTTGTATCAATAGAAGATTGTATTcataattttctgtttttcactACAGTATTGTCCAccgatgatgatgaaaattgtaGAGAATTGAGTTGGGAGATTATGTTATTGTAAGAGCTGAACAACTATGGATCAGTACTCCACACTTTTTTTTAGgagaaaaagataattaaactCAATAGTTTGCCTATAATAGTTGACTATCCTCTACTGATAGAAATGTTATTAGAATGGTAAAATTGAAATGTTTGGTGTAAAactaaaatgaattaaaatcttaagagcaaaattaaaatcatatagaAATGCTGAGAGTATAAACTATAAAGtatatcttttcctaattttTCCCACTTATTCAATAACAtagtttcttcttcttattataataatattattattattattatgcaaAGATTAATATCAATTTTGTCTTGGTTCATTTTAGATGAATTTATTATCCTGTATGACTATTTGTCATGGTTCAATTTAGGTGAATCTATCAATCTGCATACATTTAAAACTTGTACACTTTATCATTTTATGACTTCGATGTTATATTTGTAGTTTtacccaaaacaaaaaaaaaatacataaatgctCTCTACTATAGCCAAAGTTCTAAAAGCAACTGATGAAGAACCAACATAACTTATAAAACTTTAGCTTTGAAAAATAGCTTATTAAAGCGAGTATTTCAAAAACATCTTTTAAAGTTATAGTAATTAGGTATAGTaaattacaaagaaaaaaaCTTCCAATAAGCATAAACTATAAAaattgtgtttgataaaattattttgaataattcaaataattttaatagacataaatttaataaaaataaaaaatataaatattcattaacctataaaattatattaactcttctaattttgaaaaagtacaagTCACGTACTCTTAAAAAATGTTTCTAACTTTTCAAAACTAAAAACACATacattatcttttttatttataaaatataaagtaaagtGTTAACACTCTAAAAAACTATACCAAATCAGACTTTAAAAATCTATATATAACTAATGCATTGTATAAACTGAATAtaaaattggaaaagaaaaatgctaaaaaactatcaaaatttattatttttgactaTCACTTAATTATCAACTCAATTCCTTTAGtctaattttttcaatttaatattCCTACAACATACTTTATCCCATACTTTTAAATGTCGATGACTAACTgataaccaaaaataataaattttgatgaccCTCTAACATTccttattaaaatataattataaggATACAATAAATATACGATGTGAAGTAATATGCAAAACCAGTACCTCATGCtagatattattgaaaaaagaaaagaaatattgtTCCTTCAATATCTTTCAATCTGTTTATGCTTGTGTTTAAAATTATGTGAACATCCTCTTATCATCAATTGAATGAGGAAaacaaagagagaaaaaaaataacgtAGCGTGCTCAAACAATGagcatataaataaaaatctaatGGACTATTCCTATGACCAAACCTCCCAAGAAAAACAAATGTTTTTGTGATGGCCACTATTGAAGCAAAATGACGGTCTTGAAACAAAAAACTTGGAAGTCAATCAACAAAGAGAGTATCCAAATTCCAAACCCTGTGCCGTTGGTGTTGCGCGCTACTGAACCCCGATAAATCGAGCATAATCCACCCACCTGTCGACGGAAGAATTACAAACCATGAGCCATTGATAACCAGCAATGCTTATACTTTTGTCTGAGAGTGACAGTATCAGATAAAAAAGAACCAAGAGTGCATTGTAAGAAAAAACAGCGAAGGAATGGAGTTTCTTACAATAATGAACCCAAGTAAGTGTTGCCGGTTCTAACAGCAAAGCAAAGCGCGCTGAGCATGAGTTTGTGCTGGTGCAGCAATGGTTCCAAAATCCTTTGTTCTATAATTCCAGCAAGTACTTGGTACCTGTCAGCAAAATTAGATTCTAAATACTAGGTTTAAGACAAGAAAACCAATTATTGACAACCTTAATAGGCtacaacattttttaaaatgttaccATGATGCATCAGATTTAATTAATGGTATAAGAGGTTCCACTCACTTGCTTTaggcataataataataatttacctTAGAacgtaataatttttttttaagacaaCAAAACCAATTATTAACAACCTTAATACGCTAAGAACATTTTTTAATATGATTGGAAAGTTGGCACTGTATTTAAGTGACATTCACCCAGACTTACTAAAATGTTACCATGATGCATCAAATTTAATTCATGGTATACATATTCGTAccagccgaccccacttagtgggacaaggcttgttgttgttgtagtaTACATATTCGTACCAAGGCGCGAGCAAGTTATAAGAAGTTCCACTCGCTTCAGGCACTAATAAAAAGGTATTGCTAATTACATAATTTACCTGAGGTTGCTAGAAACTCCCATATAGACACCATAGGCAGCACTGGTTGATAATATTGGAACATTTTCGATTTCTCCAGAGGAAGACTTATCAACAGCCTTCTTTGCATTAATCAAGGCATTTGTCACAGCTGTCCCGACCTAAATATATACAGAAGAGAATATGTGTCAATATCTAGACTCAATTGATACCATTTTCCCTTAAAATTGTGAGGAAGAACATTTGGTTGGATTAAATGTTTGAGCGCAATGTTATGGATATATATCACATTATCACGGATCCTTTGGCAAACATTATAAATCTTCAACATTTTTCACTACTAAGAAAATTGATCAGTGATTTTCATATTCATATTTGAAGAATATTTATGACAGCATTTCGTCATTATATTTGATTTATAATTCATGGAGTTAAAAACAAGTTCAACAACGGAAGAAGCACAAGCAAACAACCACAATTTAGATTAGAACTGCATCATAGACAAACTTAACCATAGATACAGAAGCATAGAGCTAACAAAACCATACCCCCGaaacaaaaatatgaaaaaaagttaattaaattaCAACCATAATTATCAGGTGTCAAAAGGATCATTAACCACACTTATGAGAAACATATATTGAAGTGAAGGAAAAAGTAGATTCAAAACTTATTAAGAGAAAGCATAAAATGTAAGAGGGTGAGAAAAATTGCAGAGGATGATGAGAACTAACCAGTGATGATGCAGATCCAACAGCAAAAAGCTTAGCCCCATTACGCTGTACAGTGTAACCATTTGTATAACAATTAGTTgcataaactaaaaaaatatatgctaAGAGAAGGCAAC
The genomic region above belongs to Arachis duranensis cultivar V14167 chromosome 3, aradu.V14167.gnm2.J7QH, whole genome shotgun sequence and contains:
- the LOC107477289 gene encoding NAD(H) kinase 1, with translation MAPNKLNSSSGNSSVHGSQSDNGFISSFSLFPEKAVQELLQSPVQGSDDHLIEFSEALRTVAKALRRVAEGKASAQAEAAEWKRKFELERARNLQFDSTEKSSLENQADLGDVRTNNPANHPPLSKKANERFERCCSSNGICSHEVLRDGKSDSDSKMVRKASFKLSWYCKGEQSDQHKHDVVSFEKGNITTAERSSKQISLKWESSPQTVLILTKPNSASVQILCVEMVRWLRQQKKLNIYVEPRVRVDLLTESSYFNFVETWNDDKEVLALHTKVDLVITLGGDGTVLWAASMFKGPVPPIVPFSLGSLGFMTPFYSEHYKECLDSILKGPISIALRHRLQCHVIRDAAKNEYEAEEPILVLNEVTIDRGISSFLTNLECYCDNSFVTCVQGDGLILSTTSGSTAYSLAAGGSMVHPQVPGILFTPICPHSLSFRPLILPEHVTLRVQVPFNSRSPAWASFDGKDRKQLEPGDALVCSMAPWPVPTACLVDSTNDFLRSIHEGLHWNLRKTQSFDGPRES